A genomic region of Procambarus clarkii isolate CNS0578487 chromosome 88, FALCON_Pclarkii_2.0, whole genome shotgun sequence contains the following coding sequences:
- the LOC123745873 gene encoding uncharacterized protein, whose protein sequence is MGRRRIQRCNTTELKSLLLDANGGRWYRPTNSCDEVFPGILLGDADTALSTQEVKELGVTHVLNAAQGHNNTAYDGYVSTSPTYYSKLKGIKYYGVPALDMPGFYIKPYLRDAAEFINSALKEGGRVLVHCQCGISRSAVLVAAFLMLKRGMNVQTALANIKKKRNIFPNQGFLSQLCDLDYELRRSGELPDTHEITLPPLVFDTEEESTPSLRNPAAYPRFTLVPTRVFDTYTDTKNYVVPRRASSLDRYVPPRKNFQDNPLVDLSVRSSRSPVRSLSPVRGVSPVRSLSPARRGSFSYLTYSNADDELPENSKVFDTYKRYERSATTPLPSTTTTTSYVSKPYDPYVSPSTIKYDSLRYPKVYFYDRYYSLPTYQYINNLNRYYDTYKYNRSVSPFTGANVAPASVYRTYKLYPEKAYLIGSSYVPPYPYTEKYFSPFVRYPTTYRTLYPSYTSPIRVLS, encoded by the exons ATGGGTCGTCGCAGGATTCAGCGATGTAACACAACCGAACTCAAGTCCCTCTTGTTGGATGCCAATGGTGGCAGATGGTACAGACCCACCAACTCCTGCGATGAGGTCTTCCCCGGCATCCTCTTGGGCGACGC CGACACGGCGCTATCGACGCAGGAGGTGAAGGAGCTGGGTGTGACCCACGTGCTCAACGCGGCCCAGGGCCACAACAATACCGCCTACGACGGCTACGTCAGCACCTCGCCCACATACTACTCCAAGCTCAAGGGCATCAAGTACTACGGTGTGCCGGCTCTCGACATGCCCGGCTTCTACATCAAGCCTTACCTCCGCGACGCTGCCGAATTCATCAACAGTGCTCTCAAGGAAGGAG GGCGGGTGTTGGTTCACTGTCAGTGCGGCATCTCGCGCTCAGCGGTGCTGGTGGCCGCCTTCCTTATGCTCAAGCGAGGCATGAACGTCCAGACGGCCCTGGCTAATATCAA GAAGAAGAGAAACATCTTCCCCAACCAAGGGTTCCTGAGTCAGCTGTGTGATCTTGACTATGAGCTCCGCCGCAGCGGAGAGCTTCCCGACACCCATGAGATAACCCTCCCTCCGCTGGTCTTTGACACGGAGGAAGAGTCGACACCGAGCCTCCGTAACCCGGCCGCCTACCCCAGGTTCACCCTCGTACCCACCAGGGTGTTCGACACCTATACTGACACCAAGAACTATGTCGTGCCCCGAAGAGCATCTTCTTTAGACAGATATGTgccgcctcgcaagaacttccagGATAACCCCTTGGTGGACTTGTCGGTTCGTAGTTCCAGGAGTCCAGTGAGGTCGTTGTCACCTGTTCGAGGTGTATCGCCTGTTCGGTCTCTCTCGCCCGCCCGTAGAGGAAGCTTCTCCTACCTGACTTACAGCAATGCCGATGATGAACTGCCTGAAAATTCGAAAGTGTTTGACACTTACAAGCGCTACGAGAGGTCTGCCACGACTCCCCTTCCCAGCACCACGACCACAACCAGCTATGTCAGCAAACCCTACGACCCGTATGTGTCTCCAAGCACTATCAAGTACGACTCGCTCAGATACCCCAAGGTCTACTTCTACGACAGGTACTACTCCCTCCCCACCTACCAGTACATCAACAACCTCAACCGATACTACGACACCTACAAGTACAACAGATCGGTGAGCCCATTCACGGGTGCTAACGTCGCTCCTGCCTCCGTGTACAGAACCTACAAACTGTACCCTGAGAAGGCCTACCTGATAGGGAGCTCCTATGTACCGCCATACCCTTACACCGAGAAGTACTTCTCCCCCTTCGTCAGGTACCCAACCACGTACCGAACCCTCTACCCCAGCTACACCTCTCCTATCCGAGTCCTGTCCTAA
- the LOC138359055 gene encoding mRNA decay activator protein ZFP36L3-like: MRVFTCMTPGAGMTPGEGVPPDAGMTPGEGVPPDAGMTPDEGVPPDAGMTPDEGVPPDAGMTPGEGVPPGAGMTPGEGVPPDAGMTPGEGVPPGAGMTPGEGVPPDAGMTPDEGVPPDAGMTPDEGVPPDAGMTPDEGVPPDAGMTPDEGVPPDAGMTPGEGVPPDAGMTPGEGVPPDAGMTPGEGVPPGAGMTPDEGVPPDAGMTPGEGVPPDAGMTPGEGVPPDAGMTPGEGVPPDAGMTPDEGVPPDAGMTPDEGVPPDAGMTPGEGVPPDAGMTPGEGVPSDADMTPPVGKGSHPWHCSRDLLMSNVVMVVFICLTPL; this comes from the coding sequence ATGAGAGTGTTTACATGTATGACACCTGGTGCTGGTATGACACCTGGTGAAGGTGTACCACCTGACGCTGGTATGACACCTGGTGAAGGTGTACCACCTGACGCTGGTATGACACCTGATGAAGGTGTACCACCTGACGCTGGTATGACACCTGATGAAGGTGTACCACCTGACGCTGGTATGACACCTGGTGAAGGTGTACCACCTGGTGCTGGTATGACACCTGGTGAAGGTGTACCACCTGACGCTGGTATGACACCTGGTGAAGGTGTACCACCTGGTGCTGGTATGACACCTGGTGAAGGTGTACCACCTGACGCTGGTATGACACCTGATGAAGGTGTACCACCTGACGCTGGTATGACACCTGATGAAGGTGTACCACCTGACGCTGGTATGACACCTGATGAAGGTGTACCACCTGACGCTGGTATGACACCTGATGAAGGTGTACCACCTGACGCTGGTATGACACCTGGTGAAGGTGTACCACCTGACGCTGGTATGACACCTGGTGAAGGTGTACCACCTGACGCTGGTATGACACCTGGTGAAGGTGTACCACCTGGTGCTGGTATGACACCTGATGAAGGTGTACCACCTGACGCTGGTATGACACCTGGTGAAGGTGTACCACCTGACGCTGGCATGACACCTGGTGAAGGTGTACCACCTGACGCTGGCATGACACCTGGTGAAGGTGTACCACCTGACGCTGGTATGACACCTGATGAAGGTGTACCACCTGACGCTGGTATGACACCTGATGAAGGTGTACCACCTGACGCTGGCATGACACCTGGTGAAGGTGTACCACCTGACGCTGGCATGACACCTGGTGAAGGTGTACCATCTGACGCTGATATGACACCACCTGTTGGAAAGGGTTCACATCCCTGGCATTGTTCTAGAGATTTGCTAATGTCTAATGTTGTCATGGTAGTGTTTATATGTTTGACACCTttatag